The Candidatus Methylomirabilis sp. nucleotide sequence CCCGGGGCAGTAAAGGTGGCCGGGAACCAGGCCCAATAGTAGAAGTTAAAGACGCGATTCATCCATTGACCGAAATGAAGCGTCATGACGCAAAAGGTGGCGCCGATCGGAAGGCGCATCTTTTCCCACATGAAATATTGCGTCGCCGCGGGGAAGGTGATCAGCAGAATCGGCGTCAATGTGACCCACCAGCGTCGATCCTTCCAGTCCAACCAGAAGTCCCAGTCGCCGACGGTCAGCATCTGGTGAATGTGATACCCCGCAACCGTACCCGTAAACGCAGCAACAATAACAATAATGTCGAACTTTCGCTCCAGGCTTAGAGCTTGCTGTTGTGTCAAGAGCGCCATAAGCTCTTCCCCTCCTCGAGGGGAGGGGGGCGGAAGGCCGCCCCCCTCCACTATTTGGAACTGTGGACTTCGAGGACCTTCAACAAACGATCCTCAACGAGGTTCGTCATGCAGTCGCCTTACCACCACTTGTAATCTTGATCAGCTCAACGATGCGTGGGCACATGGCCGCCGCCACGCCATAGACGCCAAAAAGGCACCAGCCGAGCGTGACGAAGCCCCAGTGCAACGGCGCCACAAACAGTTCCTCCATGATCCAGAAGGTGTGGCCCCACTCGTTCAGCGCCACATTCACAAAGATCATCGCAGGGCCGCCGACTGTCAGAATAAACGGCAGGGAGTGTGCTTTCGAAAATAGGGGAATTCGAGTCCTGGCCCACATGTAGGCGCTGATCCCGATGATGATGTAGATCGGGTAGCTGAGATAGAACTCAATGATGTGACTCGGCGTGAAGTCCGTATCGCGGATCACCGTCTGGTGCCACGTCCCGTCCTGCTCGGTAAAGAAGCTGGCGCCCCAGTAGACGGCCCAGGCGAACGTGACGATCCACTGTCCGAGGCCCCAGAACCGCCTGAGTTCCTCCTCCGGCGTGATTCGATCCAGATTCCGATCGCGAGTCTTCCAGATGTAGCCAAGGACAAAGATCAGCGTTGAGCCCTCGATGATCAACTCGCCGATCAGCATGTTCCACCAGTAGACCCGGAAGTCCTCGGAGAAAAAGTCGAGGCCTTTCGACCATGAGAAGTACTGCTGGTAGATCCGGATACAGATGTAGAAAAGGCTGATAGCGATCTGGCATTTAAAGAAGGTGCCCCAGCCAAACATCTGCTCGGCTGACTCAGCACGCTTAGCCGGCGCGGCTTCAGTCCTGTACTGTGCCATTCGATTCTTCCTCCTTACACTCTCATTAATTTACATGACGTAGACTGTACTGCCCTTGGTATCTCACACTCTCTTGCTTTCCGTTGGCGCCGATTCTCACCTCCTTTGCCACCACTCACGCACCAGGTTTAAGATGAAGGGCGT carries:
- the amoC gene encoding bacterial ammonia monooxygenase, subunit AmoC, with the protein product MAQYRTEAAPAKRAESAEQMFGWGTFFKCQIAISLFYICIRIYQQYFSWSKGLDFFSEDFRVYWWNMLIGELIIEGSTLIFVLGYIWKTRDRNLDRITPEEELRRFWGLGQWIVTFAWAVYWGASFFTEQDGTWHQTVIRDTDFTPSHIIEFYLSYPIYIIIGISAYMWARTRIPLFSKAHSLPFILTVGGPAMIFVNVALNEWGHTFWIMEELFVAPLHWGFVTLGWCLFGVYGVAAAMCPRIVELIKITSGGKATA